From the genome of Desulfobaccales bacterium:
CCTCAAGGCAACCAAGTCCTAAGCCGGGGTGGAACCTTTAGCGATTCCCTCAGGATGTCGGTGGTGGAACCTTTATTAGGCGTGCGCCTCGGCTTCTGGTTGACCCCGCGGGTGAACCTCCTGCTCCGGGGCGATATCGCCGGCTTTGGGATCGTGGCCTACGACAGTGTGGACAGCGTGGTGGAGGCCCTGATGGGCTACCAGGTGCAGAAGAATGTTCGTCTTTATGCCGGCTATACCGCCCACTATTTTGTGCGTCGCGGCAAAGCCAGGCCTCTTGACGCCCATGGCTGGTTTCACGGTCCCCTGCTGGGTGCGGTTTTCAGTTTTTAGGGAGAGTTCCATGCTTCCCCGGTGTTGCGGGCTCGGCCCGCCGTGGCCCGCCTCAGGCTCTCCTGGTCGCGGTTATGGCATAACCTCATTGAGTTAGGGTGAATCAAAGCAGGGTGCGGCGGGTTTATTCATGTGCAGATTACTAACCAAAATTCTTATGGTTTTTCGTCTGCCGCTGTCTCTTTTACCCCCGGTCTGGGGCCAGGAGTCTCCCGAATCAGGCGCCACCCTCGGAAAAAAAGAAAATGCTGAGGCTTTAGCCGAGAAAATTAAAAACCCTCTGTCGGACTTGTGGCTCTTGAGCCTGCAGAGCGACTTCCAGTGGTGGAACGGTGAGATCACTGACAAAACCCGCATGGCCAATATCACCCTCCTACAGCCGGTGAAGCCCTGTGTCCCCTCGGAGAATTGGCGGATGATCCTCCGGCACATTTCCCCGATCATCCCGGCCCCGACATGGGCCATGAGACCGCGGTTTTAACAGCTTGACGGAAGGAGCTGGGGATGTGCTCACCTTTTACGCCCAGGCCGACGTCTTCCCCGAGTTGTGGACCACCCTGGGCTTGGTCCCCGTTTTTTCCAGCCCCATGAGGACCAAGCGGCCAAGAAGAATAACTTCCAGGGTCCCGGGAAGGTGCTCAGGGTGCAGAAAAGGATTTTTCCATGAATGATCACCTCAGCCAAAAGAGCATGGCCAACGAACTGGCCAAAGAGCGCAGCCGACAGGCCTCGGACCGGACCCTCATGGCCTGGGTGCGCACCTCCCTGTCCCTCATCGGCTTCGGTTTTGCCATCGCCAATTTCCGAGCCATTCTCATGAACGCCGGGCTGGTAAGCAACCCTCGGGAATATGCCAACGTGGCCCTGGCCTTTGGCTTAAGTTTCATCGGCTTGGGGGTCCTGGGGTTGATGGCCGCTACTATTCAGCACTGGAAAATCCTCCAGCATCTCAAACGGGACGACTTTACTTATACCGGGTTCCGGCCCCTGGCGTTCATCATGGCGATTCTGCTGATGCTGATCGGCTTGTTTGCCTTTATTGCAGTATTGGTGCATTAAGACGGTTCAGCCAGGAAGCGCAAACTTTTTTAAAATAAAGCAATGGACATTAGGAAGACCAAGGCAGTATTTAACTTTTAATCCTCACCACATTTTCAGGAAAAAGGAGAGCTAAGTTATGTGTAACCATTCGTCATGTAGTGGTCAGGCACACTTCCACCCCAAGGGCAAACTGCCCTCGACGTACACCATAGAGGCGCAGAAGCACCAGAGAAAAATTTTACCCCTGGCCGACAAGCGGGATTTTGAAGAGGCCCATCATGGCTTTATCGCAGTCCCTGATTACAAGGTAATCAAAAATGACCAAGGCGGCATCGCCTGGGATCTGGGCCGCTACGACTTCCTGCTGCAAGGCCAGGATTTCGACTCCATCCATCCCTCCCTGCAGCGGCAGGCCATTCTGAACATGGATTTCGGCCTCTTCGAGGTGGTTCCTGGCATCTACCAGGTGCGCGGCTTCGACCTGGCCGTCATCTCCTTCATCAAGGGCAAGACCGGCTGGATCATCATCGATCCCCTGACCGTGAAGGAAACGTCCCGGGCCGCTCTCAAATTTGTCAATGAGAAACTGGGGGCCCGGCCGGTGGTGGCGGTGATCATCTCCCACTCCCACGCCGACCATTTCGGTGGCATCCGGGGTGTGGTGAGCGATGACGACCTCAAGGCGGGCAAAATCCAGATCCTGGCGCCCAAGGGCTTCATGCACGAGGCCATTTCTGAGAACCTCTATGCCGGCAATGCCATGGTGCGGCGCAAGGTCTTTACCTACGGCGACGCCCTGCCCGCCAGCCCATTCGGCCACGTGGACATGGCCATCGGCAAGAACGTGGCGGCCGGGGAGGTGGGCATCCTGCCGCCCACCCGGGTCATTATGGAACCCATCGAAGAGTTGGAAATCGACGGGGTGCACATGGTCTTTCAGAATACCCCCGGCACCGAGGCCCCCGCAGAAATGAATACCTGGTTTCCCGACTTCGATGCCCTCTGGCTGGCGGAGAACGTGGTGGCCGGCCTGCACAACGTCCTCACCCTCCGGGGGGCCCCGGTGCGCGATACCCTCGCCTGGGCCAAGTACATCAACGTCGCCCTCCACAAGTGGGGTGATAAGGCCAAGGTCATCTTCCAGTCCCACAACTGGCCGCGCTGGGGGAAAGAACGCATTCAGGAAGTGCTGCGCGGGGAGAGGGACATGTACGCCAATCTCAACAACCAGGTCCTGCACCTGGCCAACCAGGGGGTCACCATCAACGAGATCCACAATGTGTATGAACCACCGCAAACCCTCCAGAACCAGTGGTTCGCCCGCGGCTATCACGGCACCTACGCCCACAACAGCCGCGCCGTCATCCAGCGCTACCTGGGCTTCTGGGACTGCAATCCCGCCACCCTGCTCCCCCTGTCGCCCCGGGACAGCGCGCCGCTCTTTGTGGAAATGATGGGCGGCGCCGCCAAGATAATGCCGAAGGCCCGGGAGCTTTACGATCTGGGCAAATACCGGGAGGCCCAGGAAATCCTGAACAAGCTGGTCTATGCCGAGCCCGACAACCAGGAGGCCAAGGAGCTCCTGGCCGACGTCTGGGAGCAGCTCGGCTACCAGTCCGAGGGCGCTGGCGTCCGCTATATTTACCTGGTGGGGGCCAAGGAGCTCCGGGATGGTATCATCCCGGTGGCGGCGGCGAAAGCCGGCAGTCCTGACTTTGTGCGGGGCACCACCACGGAGATGTTCCTCGATTACCTGGCCATTCTGGTGGACACCAAAAAAGCCGCGGGCCTGCAGTTCAAGATCAACCTGTTCACCCCGGACAACGGCGAGAAATTTGTTATCGAGATGAGCAACGCCACCCTCACCACCCTCGCGGGTTACACGGCCCCGGACCCGGACCTGACCATCACCATTGACCGCGCTCAATTGGAAGACGTGATGATCGGCACCGCCAAGCTGGTGGATAAGGTCAAAGCCGGCAAGGCCAAACTGGAGGGCAATATTCAGGTTCTGGAGCAGCTAAAAGCCACCCTGGTGAAGTTTGACCCCTTCTTTGAGATTCTGCCGGGCACCAAGCCCACCGCCGCCCCGGCCGGCACACCCGCCAAAGACGAGGTCTTTGAGGATGATGCCCCGGTGGTGAAGGAACCGTAACCGATCGTGCCGGCCTTATGCTTATTGAATTACCTGAGCTAAGTCCCCCACCGGCTGGAAGTCCGAAGACTGATGGCCTTTAAAGGTGTCTTATGCCACCAGAAACAAAAAACCCCGTATTTTATGTGGATACATCCAATCTTTGTTGGCCAAACACACAATTTAGCTGGTTATGGGGCACAGAAGGCCTGCGGCGAGGCGCTCAACAGGTTGGATACCAAGGAGAGATGGAACTTTCTGATGCGCACCTATCGCCCAGGCACATCGTTTTTGGAGAGGACTTACAAACTTCCGGCGGCCAAACCCATGAAGTGAACCGCTAATTGCTGGGGCGGCATCTTCGGGACCGGGCTCGCAATGAGAAGTTGCAGCAAACCCATGCTCCAAGGGTCGAGGCAACCAGCCCATTCTCTTTGAACCACGGGATAACATAGTATGGACCACCCCATCCTCCTTTATTTCGTCAGTCTGACCATTTTTACCCTCATGTTCGCCCTGGGGGTCAGCCACTCTTTTGAGGAACTCACCTCTCTGTGGCGTCGGCCGGGATTGCTACTCCGCTCCCTGCTGGCGGTGGTCTTCCTGGTCCCCCTGGCGGTGGTCCTCTTGTTATTGATCTTCGACCTGCCCCCCGCCGCAGCCACCGGCCTGGCGTTGTTAGCTGCGGCGCCGGGGGCGCCCGTCACCTACAGACGGTCCCAAATGGCCGGGGGAGATCCCGCCTACACGGCCAGCCTGCAACTGACGCTGGCCTTGCTGGCGGTGGGAATTACCCCGGCCATCCTGGCCGTGTTTCATGCCCTTTTTGGGTTGTTAATCGGGGGAGTGACTTTTTTTCAAGTGGCCCGGCAGGTTGCTCAAGTGACTTTCTTTCCAGTCATCCTCGGTCTGTCGCTCCAGCAGTTTGCCCCCAGGCTCGCTGAGGTCCTGCGGAAGCCCGTGTCCCTGCTGGCCAATATCCTGTTCATCCTGTTGCTTCTCGTGCTGGTCCTGCTTCTCGCCCTGGTGCCCCAGATGCGGGCGCTGCTCAATGTTGGGTGGCTGTCCATGGCGGTGATCGTGCTGATGGTAGCGGTCTCCCTGGCCATCGGCCACCTGTTGGGCGGCCCCCGCCGGGATCAGCGCTCCGCCCTGGCCACCGCCTCCATTGCCCGCAACTTCGGGCTCGCTCTGTTTCTCGCCGAACTAAGTGATTACGGGCATCATTTTATTCCCACGCTTGTGATGTATATGATTTTGGGGTTTCTCCTGGCTATTCCCTATGCCGTGTGGAGCAAGCGCCAACTAACTTTGAAGCAGGTGGGCGGCTAGAGTCAAGCGAACTGAAGTTTGGGAGGGGCGGTTAATGTCTCACCTGGCAATCAGAAACTTTCTGGCTGGTCTTATACTCTTGCCGTATTTTAACCCTTCGCCCGGTTGGAACCAGAATTCTCCCGAACGGCCCCTCGACTCCCCAAAACAGCAGGGGGAGTCGGTGGCCGACAGAATCATCAATCCCGTGTCGGACCTCCGGCTTTTGTCCATGCAGAGCGAATTTTAATGGTATGACAGCCAGATCACCGACAAGAAAGAGGCAGCCATCAGACTCGAGTGGGAGGGGCTGATTTAGGAGCAACCGCAGCACAATGGCACATGCTCAGCCAATTCTCTTCCAGATCCGGGGAGGAGGTTGGAAATAGGGTTGGAAAAATTTCCCCTGAGCAAGCAAAAGGGGTTGGGCCAGCGCCCAACCCCTTGATTTTTCTGGTAGCGGGGGGTGGATTTGAACCACCGACCTTCGGGTTATGAGCCCGACGAGCTTCCAGGCTGCTCCACCCCGCGGCATCTAAACATATTATACCTCATCTTCCGACAACGTCAACCGTTCTCGGGAAAAAAGGCACAAAAATCCCTTTTCCGGCATGTACTGGTAGTTTTCGCCTCGCTCCCTTGCGCATTCATTCAGGCTTAAAGATATCCCGGCTCCTGTGGTGAGCGAAGGCGGCACCAGGAAAGCAGGCGGCGCGGGCCAGATATTCCTGGATGTCGATGACAATCTCGCCGTGGGTGCCCATGTCGATGTCCATGGTTAGCGCAAATCCCTTGCTTCCCGTTCGACCCGGGAACAGGGTCCCCCCCCTTAAACCCCCGGAAGCGATCGCACCCACCGCCGAAACTCTTCCCTTCACTGGTCATCCGAGCGGTAACAATCTGCTTGCCATGGCCCTCGTCCGGCAAGACCGGGACCTGCCGAGGTAATCAGCGGCTTCATCGCCCCTGCAGGGAGGTCCTTTCTGAGGCCTATCCCCAAGACTCCCTAGCCTCGCCAGGCCCGAAGTCTCCAAGTTGATTAAGCTTGAGCCGACATCTCCGGTGGAGGAAGTATCTGTTTACCGGGGAAAATCCCCTCTGAAGAGGTTTCTCAGAGTTTACACCCCGTTGAGTAGCGGCGCCCCGGTTTCCCCTGCCCGCCTGAGGTCCTCCTCCACGTGGGGCACCGCGGCCAGGAAAAAAGCCCCGGCCAGCACCAGGGCCACCAGGGTCAGGGCCACCCCGGCGGTAAGATGCCAGACGTCCGCCACCAGCCCGATGAGAAAGGGGGAGGGCACATCCCCCACCAAGTGGATGACGATGATGTTCAGGGCCACCGCCCGGGCCCGGCGGGCCGGTCCGGCCACACTCACCACCACCGCGGTGAGGAGACCGGGGTTAAGAAAGAGCAAAAAGATGGCCCCCACAATCCCTGGAATATACAGCTCGGGGGCGGCGGCGAAAATGGCCAGGGCTCCCAGAGGCAAAGCGAAAAGGGCTCCCCCGGCGCTGAGCCACAAAGGCGCATGGGCCCGGCGGGCCATGAGCCGACTCCCCAGATAGCCCCCGATGACCGTCCCCAGCCCGCCGGCCACGGTCACCGCGCCGAAGAGGAGATAATTGGCCTGGGCCAGGCTCAGGCCTTTGGCCACCTCCAGGAAGCGGGGCATCCAGAAGGCCAGGCCTCCCAAAGTGAAAGTGGTCATGCCGTAGCCCAGCATCAGCCTCCTGAGGGTGGGCACCCGCCACAGGGCCAGGAAGGAGGCCTGGGGGTCAATGGCCTTTTCCGGGTTGGTGGGAGGAGCCAGCGCCGCCGCCGGCAGCCGGGTCACCGACCAGGCCAGAAGCAGACCCGGCACGCCCCCCAACAGAAAGACGGGCCGCCAGCCGAAGCGGCTTCCCAGAAACCCCCCGGCCAGATAAGCCAGGGCCGCCCCCACGGGAATGGCCAGGTAGAAAATGCCCAATGCGGCGCTGCGGCGGTTCAGGGGCAGGCGGTCGGCCATGTAGGCCGGGGCCAGGGTGCCAAAGGAGGCCTCCCCCACCCCCACCAAGCCCCGGGTGAGCACCAGCCAGGGGTAGGAGCTCACCCAGGCGGTAAGGCTGGTGGCCACCGACCACAAGGCGGCGCCGGCGGCCATGAGCCGCAGACGGCCGTAGCGGTCCCCCAGCCAGCCGAAGAGGGGGGAGGTCACCAGATAGACCAGGAAAAAGGCGGTGCCCAGAAACCCATAGGCCCGCCCGCTCAAGCTGAGCTCTTCCTTGATGAGGCTGGCCAGAGCGGCCAGGAGATACCGGTCCAGGTAATCCAGGAGGTTGAGGCCGGTGAGGAGCAGGAGGGCGCGGGTTCCCATGGGCGTGAAGGGGAGGAGCTGAGAGCTTTAAGCGGGCCAATGAGCTGCTTCGGGAGCCAGGGCAGCAGCCGGCATCCGGGATCGGCCCCCGCAATTCTGACCGCGCACACCCCCCTTCCCGATGCCCGGTCAGGACAGCCGGATGAAGACCGTTTCCCGCTCCGCTTCGCCGGTGAGGAGGGATTCCCGGCCGTCCTCGGAGACAAAGCGCTTCAAGGGAAACTCCTCCCCGGGAAACCAGTCGATGGCGAAGACATAACCGCCGTCCCGCCGCCTGAGCACGAGATGTGCCGGTTCTTCCTCCTCTTCTTTCAGGGGATAGAGGAGATACAGGGTGTAGCTGGCCTCCCCGCCCACCTCCTCCCCCCGGTCCCGGCGGCCGGTCCAAAGCTCAAAGCCCTCGCCAAACAGCCCCGAAAGCCAATAGAGCTGGATGAAGTCGTGGGGGAAATCCAGAGCCGGCTGCCGGGAAGCGGCCTGAGCCTCTTCCCGGGTCATTTGCCCTTAAGCCCCGCCCAGGCCATCTTGCGGCGCACCAAGGCCAGCTGCTGCTGCAAGGGGATCTCCATGGGGCAGATGTCATCACAGGCCATCAGCCCGATGCAGCCAAAGACGCCTTCATCAGTGCCCACCACCTCAAAGACCTGCCAAGGGGAGCGCTCATCCCGGGGGTCAATGAGGAACCGGGCAATGCGGTTCAAGCCCGCCGCGCCCACAAAATCGGCCCGCATATTGGCGGTGGCGCATGCAGCAATGCAGGAGCCGCACTCAATGCAACGCTCCGCCTCATAAATCTCCTGGGCCAAAGCGTTGTCCATGCGCTCTTCCTGGGCCTTGGGGTCAAAGTCCTTGTCCGTGTGGATCCAGGCCTCCAGATTCTCATTCAACTGCCGAAACCACACCCCGGTGTCCACCGACAGATCCCCCACCAACTTGAAGACCGGCAAGGGCATCAGGGTGATGCGATCCGGCAGATCCTGCGTCAAAGTCTTGCACGCCAACCCCGGCCGCCCATTGATCAACATGCCGCAGGAGCCACACACCGCCGCCCGGCAGACAAAATCAAACATCAAGGACGGATCCTGCTCCTCCCGGAGGCGATTCAAGGCAATAAACAACGTCATGTTGGGCGTCTCGTCCAACTGAAACTCCTGCATCCGGGGCGCAATCTCCGGGGTGGCCGGATTGTAACGGAAAATACTGAAAGTCAACAACCGCTCAGCCATGACCGCGTTCCTTTGGTGGCAGTGTTGGGGGAGGGGGCCAGGGGGCGCAGCCCCCTGCCCCCTCCCCCAAGCCCCCGCCCCCAACCCCATAATGGGGGTTGGGGAGGGGGGCCGGGGGAGGGCGGGGGAACGAGTTCCCCCGGCCCTCCCCCGGTTACCTACTTGATGGGCATCGTGCCGTAGCCCCGGTCGCCGGGGGGCAGTTCGGTGATTTTCACCGGTTCGTAGTCGATGTGAGGCATGCTGGCGCCGGGGGGCCAGGTGGCCAGGGTGCGTTTCAGCCAGTTGACGTCGTCCCGCTTCGGGTAATCCTCCCGGTAGTGGCTGCCCCGGCTTTCGGTGCGCAGCAAAGCGCCTTGGGCGATGCACAGGGCCAGGCGCAGCATCCCCGGCAGGCGCAAGGCGCTGAAGAGTTCGGGGTTGGGTCCCAGGCCGCTGGAGCGCAGGCGCAGGTCCTGGGAGCGCTGGTAGAGCTCCTGGAGGGTGGTGACGGCCTGCTGCAGGCCCTCGCCGGTGCGGAAGATGCCCACGTGCTCCAGGAGGGTCTCTTCCATCTTCTTGCGGAGTTCGTAAACGTTTTCGCTGCCGGAGGCCCGCCGGCGCAAGCTCTCAATGCGGGCGGCCTGGGCGGCCAGGTGGTCCTCCACCACGGAGAAGGGGAAGGTCAGCGGCGCCTCCTGGACGAATTCCGCCACTTTCTCGCCCACCACCATGCCGGCCACAATGGTTTCGGCCAGGGAGTTGCCGCCCAGGCGGTTGAAGCCGTGGAGGTCCCAGCAGGCGGCCTCGCCGGCGGCGTAAAGGCGCGTCAGGCCCACGGCCTCGCCGTGGATGTTGGTGCGCACCCCGCCCATGGAGTAGTGCTGGGTGGGCCGGACCGGAATGAGCTCCTGCACGCAGTTGATGCCCAGGAAGTTGGCGCAGATGGTGAAAACTTCCCGGAGGTTGGTGCAGATGTGGGCCTCCCCCAGGTGGCGCAGGTCCAGCCACAGGTGGGGGCCGTAAGGGGATTCCACCCCGTAGCCCTTGCGCATGTGGTGCACCATCCAGCGGCTGACCACGTCCCGGGAAGCCACCTCCTTTTTCACCGGCTCATAGTCGGGCATGAAACGGTGCAGGTTTTTGTCCAGGAGGTAGCCGCCGTCGCCCCGGCAGCCCTCGGTGACCAGGATGCCGGCGGGGACAATGCCGGTGGGGTGGAACTGCACCGCCTCCATGTTGCCCAGAGGCACCACGCCGGTGTCCAGGGCGATGGCCATGCCGGTGCCCTCGTTGATCACCGCGTTGGTGGAAACCCCGTACATGCGGCCGTAGCCGCCGGTGGCGATGACCGTGGCCTTGGCGAGGTAGGGCCGAAGCTCCCCGGTGCGCAGGCTCAGGACCACGGCGCCGTAGCATTCCTTGCCGTCGTGGATGAGGGCGATGGCCTCGGCCCGGTCGTGCACGGTGATGCCCAGCTTCACCACCACCGAGTCCATGGCGTACTGGAGGACGTGGCCGGTGCCGTCGGAGGCGAAGCAGGTGCGCCACTTGGCGGTGCCGCCGAACTGGCGCTGGGCGATGAGCCCGGCCTTTTCGGGGAGCTCCTCCACCTCCACGCCGTCGGGGAGGGTGCGCTTGCCCGGCACCACCCGGGACCAGGGCACGCCCCACTGGGCCATCTGGCGCACCGCCACCGGGGCCAGCTCCACGAAGAGGCGGGCCACCTCCTGGTCGCAGCCCCAATCCGAGCCCTTGACGGTGTCTTCGAAATGGATGTCGGGGTTGTCGCCGTAGCCCATGGCCACATTGCCGAGGCTGGCCTGCATGCCGCCTTGGGCTGCGGTGCTGTGGGAGCGCCGGGGCGGCACCAGGCTGAGGATGGTGACCGTGTGGCCGCGGCTGGCGGCCTCGATGGCCACCCGTTCGCCGGCCAGACCGGCGCCGATTACCAGAACGTCAGAGAGATGGGCCTCAGACCACTTCATGTCAGACCTTTACCGAAGTGAAATAAAAGACCACCAGGGCCACAAAGCCCAGGGCCACCAACCCGAGGGTGGCATACACCAGATACTTGGTGAACTTCTGGCGATGTACCCAGCTCCACTTCACCAGGATGCGGTACAGGCCCAGCATGGCGTGGATCTCCGCCAAAAGCAGCAGGGCCAGGAGCAGGGAGAAGTGGCCGGACTGGACCCTAAGGGCGCTTTTGGCCGCCTCGATGGGCCAGGTGGAGAGGGTGGACCAGATGTGGATGGCGGAGAGCACCAGCACTCCCAGGCCGGTGAGGATCTGGGCCAGCCAGGCCCAGGTGTCCAGGTGCTGCAGGCGGCGGGAATGCTGGAGGAAGATGCGCATCTCCTCCACCCGCCAGGGCGCCTTGCGCATGGCCGCCAGGCCGTGCACGAGGATGGCCAGGATCACCAGAGGGATGCCGATGTAGGAGATGTAGTATTCATCCAGGAAATGGGAATCCCGGTTGAAGGTCTCCTGCCCCAGGATAATGCTGGAGACCGCGAAGAGATGAAACTGCAGGAAGCCCAAAAGAAAGAGGCCGGTGAAGAGTTCCACCAGCTCCGTGCCGGCTTCCCAGCGGGGGCTTTTGGCCAAAGTCTTCTGGAGATACACGGGGGCACCTTGCTGACAGGAATTAAAGAAAACTGGCACAGTTGGAAAATCTATCCTGGCCGGAAGGGTTCGTCAAGGGGCGGGGGGATTTTTCCCGACAGGCCAGAGGGCCTGGGCCTCTCCTCCCCCTTGCATTCCGGCGGGGAACGGGATATGAGAGGGGCATGGGTGAGAAAGGAAAAAAGGCCAAGACCGCGCCCCTGCCGGCGGAGGCGGCCCGCTGGCTGGCCATCGCCAGGGAGGTCCTGGAGGCCGAGGCCCAGGCCATCCTCAAGGTGGCGGAGCGCCTCAGTGACAGCCTGGCCCAGGCCGTGGCCCTGATTTTGGCCCACCCCGGCAAGGTGGTGGTGAGCGGCATCGGCAAGTCCGGGGCCATCGCCCACAAGATCGCCGCCACCCTGGCCAGCACCGGCACCCCGGCGGTCTTTCTGCACGCCGCCGAGGCGGTGCACGGGGACCTGGGCATCTACACCCCCGGGGACCCCAGCCTCCTCATCTCCAAAAGCGGCGCCACCGCCGAGCTCTTGCGCCTCATCCCGGTGCTAAGGCGCTTCCGCTCGCCCCTCATCGCCCTGGTGGGGAACCTGAACAGCCCCCTGGCCCGGGAGGCGGACGTGGTCCTGGACGCCCGGGTGGAGCGGGAGGCGGACACCCTGAACCTTGCCCCCACCTGCAGCACCACCGCCGCCCTGGCCCTGGGGGACGCCCTGGCGGTGGCCCTGATGCATGCCCGCAACTTCACCCGAGACGACTTCGCCCGCTACCACCCCGCCGGCCAACTGGGCCGCAACCTGTGGCTCACGGTGGCCGACGTCATGCACCGGGGGGAGGCGGTGGCCTGGGTAGGGCCGGAGACCCCCCTGCGCCAGGTGATCATCGCCATGACGGAGCGCCCCCTGGGGGCCGCCTGCGTGGTGGATGAGGCGGGGAATCTCCTGGGGCTGATCACCGACGGGGATTTGCGCCGGGCCCTGATCACCCGCCAGGATATTCGGGGGGTGAAGGCCCAGGAGATCATGACCGCCCGGCCCACCACCATCACCCCCGGGGCCAGCCTCAAGGAGGCGGCCCAGCTCATGGAGGACCGGCCCTCCCAGATTTCGGTCCTGCCGGTGGTGGAGCCCCACAGCCGGCGCTGCCTGGGGCTCATCCGTATCCACGACATCTACCAGCCCGAGCTGATCTGACGTGAGAGAGGGGGCCAGGGAGCGAGGCCCCCTGCCCCCTCTTCCACACCCTCTCCCCCCACCCCTTGTGGGGCTTAAATCGTCGGCCTCTCTTTCAAGTCAGCCACCGGTGCCGAGGCTGATCAGCCCTCCAGCTCCTGCCAGTAGCGCCAGAACTCCGGGAAGGACTTGGCCACGCAGCCCGGATCCTCGATGACCACCCCGGGGACTTTCAGGCCCGCCACCGCGAAGCTCATGGCGATGCGATGGTCGTCATAGGTATGGATGATCGCGCCGTGAAGCGGCCGCCCGCCCCGGATGCGGAGGCCGTCTTCCATCTCCTCCACCTCCCCGCCCATCTTCCGGAGCTCCGTGGCCACCGCGGCCAGGCGGTCCGACTCCTTGTGGCGCAGATGGCCCACACCGGTGATCACCGTGTCGCCCTCGGCAAAGGCCGCCACCACCCCCAGGGTGGGCACCTGATCCGGCATATTGGCCATGTCCACGGTGATGCCGTGCAATGGGCCGCCCGCCACCGTCAGGCCCAGGGGCGAGCTTTCAATGTGACACCCCATGCGGGCCAGCACCGAAAGGAAATCAATGTCGCCCTGGGTGGAATCCACGCTCAGGTTGGCCACCGTCACCCGGCCGCCGGTGACCGCGGCCGCGGCCCAGAAATAGGCGGCGCTGGAGGCGTCCCCCTCCACCGCATACTCCCGGGGCTCATAGGCCTGGCCGCCGGGCACCTGAAAGAAGCGGTAGCCC
Proteins encoded in this window:
- a CDS encoding DUF202 domain-containing protein; translation: MNDHLSQKSMANELAKERSRQASDRTLMAWVRTSLSLIGFGFAIANFRAILMNAGLVSNPREYANVALAFGLSFIGLGVLGLMAATIQHWKILQHLKRDDFTYTGFRPLAFIMAILLMLIGLFAFIAVLVH
- a CDS encoding alkyl sulfatase dimerization domain-containing protein produces the protein MCNHSSCSGQAHFHPKGKLPSTYTIEAQKHQRKILPLADKRDFEEAHHGFIAVPDYKVIKNDQGGIAWDLGRYDFLLQGQDFDSIHPSLQRQAILNMDFGLFEVVPGIYQVRGFDLAVISFIKGKTGWIIIDPLTVKETSRAALKFVNEKLGARPVVAVIISHSHADHFGGIRGVVSDDDLKAGKIQILAPKGFMHEAISENLYAGNAMVRRKVFTYGDALPASPFGHVDMAIGKNVAAGEVGILPPTRVIMEPIEELEIDGVHMVFQNTPGTEAPAEMNTWFPDFDALWLAENVVAGLHNVLTLRGAPVRDTLAWAKYINVALHKWGDKAKVIFQSHNWPRWGKERIQEVLRGERDMYANLNNQVLHLANQGVTINEIHNVYEPPQTLQNQWFARGYHGTYAHNSRAVIQRYLGFWDCNPATLLPLSPRDSAPLFVEMMGGAAKIMPKARELYDLGKYREAQEILNKLVYAEPDNQEAKELLADVWEQLGYQSEGAGVRYIYLVGAKELRDGIIPVAAAKAGSPDFVRGTTTEMFLDYLAILVDTKKAAGLQFKINLFTPDNGEKFVIEMSNATLTTLAGYTAPDPDLTITIDRAQLEDVMIGTAKLVDKVKAGKAKLEGNIQVLEQLKATLVKFDPFFEILPGTKPTAAPAGTPAKDEVFEDDAPVVKEP
- a CDS encoding MFS transporter, translated to MGTRALLLLTGLNLLDYLDRYLLAALASLIKEELSLSGRAYGFLGTAFFLVYLVTSPLFGWLGDRYGRLRLMAAGAALWSVATSLTAWVSSYPWLVLTRGLVGVGEASFGTLAPAYMADRLPLNRRSAALGIFYLAIPVGAALAYLAGGFLGSRFGWRPVFLLGGVPGLLLAWSVTRLPAAALAPPTNPEKAIDPQASFLALWRVPTLRRLMLGYGMTTFTLGGLAFWMPRFLEVAKGLSLAQANYLLFGAVTVAGGLGTVIGGYLGSRLMARRAHAPLWLSAGGALFALPLGALAIFAAAPELYIPGIVGAIFLLFLNPGLLTAVVVSVAGPARRARAVALNIIVIHLVGDVPSPFLIGLVADVWHLTAGVALTLVALVLAGAFFLAAVPHVEEDLRRAGETGAPLLNGV
- a CDS encoding fumarate reductase iron-sulfur subunit, which gives rise to MAERLLTFSIFRYNPATPEIAPRMQEFQLDETPNMTLFIALNRLREEQDPSLMFDFVCRAAVCGSCGMLINGRPGLACKTLTQDLPDRITLMPLPVFKLVGDLSVDTGVWFRQLNENLEAWIHTDKDFDPKAQEERMDNALAQEIYEAERCIECGSCIAACATANMRADFVGAAGLNRIARFLIDPRDERSPWQVFEVVGTDEGVFGCIGLMACDDICPMEIPLQQQLALVRRKMAWAGLKGK
- a CDS encoding fumarate reductase flavoprotein subunit, translated to MKWSEAHLSDVLVIGAGLAGERVAIEAASRGHTVTILSLVPPRRSHSTAAQGGMQASLGNVAMGYGDNPDIHFEDTVKGSDWGCDQEVARLFVELAPVAVRQMAQWGVPWSRVVPGKRTLPDGVEVEELPEKAGLIAQRQFGGTAKWRTCFASDGTGHVLQYAMDSVVVKLGITVHDRAEAIALIHDGKECYGAVVLSLRTGELRPYLAKATVIATGGYGRMYGVSTNAVINEGTGMAIALDTGVVPLGNMEAVQFHPTGIVPAGILVTEGCRGDGGYLLDKNLHRFMPDYEPVKKEVASRDVVSRWMVHHMRKGYGVESPYGPHLWLDLRHLGEAHICTNLREVFTICANFLGINCVQELIPVRPTQHYSMGGVRTNIHGEAVGLTRLYAAGEAACWDLHGFNRLGGNSLAETIVAGMVVGEKVAEFVQEAPLTFPFSVVEDHLAAQAARIESLRRRASGSENVYELRKKMEETLLEHVGIFRTGEGLQQAVTTLQELYQRSQDLRLRSSGLGPNPELFSALRLPGMLRLALCIAQGALLRTESRGSHYREDYPKRDDVNWLKRTLATWPPGASMPHIDYEPVKITELPPGDRGYGTMPIK
- a CDS encoding KpsF/GutQ family sugar-phosphate isomerase — protein: MGEKGKKAKTAPLPAEAARWLAIAREVLEAEAQAILKVAERLSDSLAQAVALILAHPGKVVVSGIGKSGAIAHKIAATLASTGTPAVFLHAAEAVHGDLGIYTPGDPSLLISKSGATAELLRLIPVLRRFRSPLIALVGNLNSPLAREADVVLDARVEREADTLNLAPTCSTTAALALGDALAVALMHARNFTRDDFARYHPAGQLGRNLWLTVADVMHRGEAVAWVGPETPLRQVIIAMTERPLGAACVVDEAGNLLGLITDGDLRRALITRQDIRGVKAQEIMTARPTTITPGASLKEAAQLMEDRPSQISVLPVVEPHSRRCLGLIRIHDIYQPELI